The following are encoded together in the Triticum dicoccoides isolate Atlit2015 ecotype Zavitan chromosome 6B, WEW_v2.0, whole genome shotgun sequence genome:
- the LOC119323288 gene encoding cold-responsive protein kinase 1-like: MGCSPFFCYKSGATRQQISTHTEDLPGDINTIRYTYKELARATENFNPSNKIGEGGFGSVYKGRLRNGKLIAVKVLSVESRQGLKEFLNELMSISNISHGNLVSLYGYCVEGNQRILVYNYLENNSLAQTLLGSGRSNIQFNWRSRVNICLGIARGLAYLHDDVNPHIVHRDIKASNILLDKDLTPKISDFGLAKLLPPNASHISTRVAGTLGYLAPEYAIRGQVTRKSDVYSFGVLLLEIVSGRSNTSSRLPYEDQILLEKFPEVTNGVLLLQTWMYYEQGDLAKIIDSSAGDDLDIEQACRFLKVGLLCTQDVTRHRPTMSTVVSMLTGEKDVDSEKISKPATISDFMDLKIRSMRRENNIAFASSSTLLSTIMAHSSPLLSQETTQASITFTAISERE, from the exons ATGGGTTGTTCTCCTTTCTTCTGCTATAAAAGTGGGGCAACACGCCAGCAAATTTCTACGCATACTGAAG ACCTCCCTGGTGATATTAATACAATAAGATACACTTATAAGGAGCTAGCAAGGGCAACAGAAAATTTTAACCCATCCAACAAGATTGGTGAGGGGGGTTTTGGATCTGTATATAAG GGGCGGCTAAGGAATGGAAAACTTATTGCTGTCAAGGTGTTATCTGTAGAATCAAGACAAGGACTAAAGGAGTTTCTGAATGAACTGATGTCAATTTCCAACATATctcatggcaatcttgtcagccttTATGGCTATTGTGTGGAAGGAAACCAGAGGATCCTTGTCTACAATTACCTTGAGAATAATAGCCTTGCACAAACACTTCTAG GTTCTGGCCGCAGCAATATCCAGTTCAATTGGAGAAGTAGAGTAAATATTTGCCTTGGTATCGCCCGAGGATTAGCATACCTCCATGATGATGTCAATCCCCACATTGTTCATCGGGATATCAAAGCAAGCAATATACTTCTTGATAAGGATCTCACCCCCAAAATTTCTGATTTCGGTTTAGCAAAGCTTCTACCTCCAAATGCGTCACATATTAGCACACGGGTTGCAGGAACATT AGGTTACTTGGCTCCTGAGTACGCCATTCGAGGACAAGTGACACGGAAGTCAGATGTTTATAGTTTTGGTGTTTTGCTTCTGGAAATAGTCAGTGGGAGATCCAACACCAGTTCAAGATTACCCTATGAAGATCAGATACTTCTGGAAAAG TTCCCAGAGGTTACCAACGGGGTTCTCCTCTTGCAGACATGGATGTATTATGAGCAGGGAGATTTGGCGAAAATCATAGACAGTTCTGCGGGTGATGATTTGGATATTGAACAAGCCTGCAGGTTCCTGAAAGTTGGACTTCTCTGTACACAAGATGTCACAAGACATCGACCCACTATGTCAACTGTCGTCAGCATGCTAACAGGCGAAAAGGATGTTGACTCGGAGAAGATCAGCAAGCCCGCTACAATTAGCGACTTTATGGACCTTAAGATCAGGAGCATGAGGAGAGAAAATAACATTGCTTTCGCTTCATCCTCCACGTTGCTATCCACTATCATGGCACACTCTTCTCCTTTGTTGTCACAAGAGACGACACAAGCCTCCATAACATTCACCGCAATATCAGAGCGCGAGTGA